A stretch of DNA from Thiomicrospira sp. XS5:
ACGATTACGAGGCTTCGCAAGACCCGGACGCCAGCTTGCTGACCCAAATAATGACCGCCCCGATGGTGGTCACCAACTGGATCAACCTGCAATACTACGCGTCGGTCTGTGACAACCACACCTATGGCAGTGGTAACAAAGTCCTGCACAATGTGGTGGACGGCTGCATCGGGGTGTTTGAAGGCAACGGCGGGGATTTACGCATTGGCCTGCCGATGCAATCCCTGCATGACGGCAACAAATGGATGCACGAACCGCTTCGTCTCAGTGTCTATATCGATGCGCCGCGCAATGCCATCGCCAAAGTGGTGGCGGAAAACGAAGTGGTGCGTCAGCTCATCGACAACGAATGGCTGTTCTGCTTTCACTGGAGCCAGCAAGGTGACATCGACCGTTACCTCAATGGCCAGTGGTTGACGCAATCCTAAGTCGTTTTTGACCAATTCCAACGCCTCAGCTTGCTTGCGCACGCACGGTTACAGGCACGGTTACAACAAGATACCGCTGTTCGGTTTCCGGCTGGGGCGTACCAGAATCGGCAGGTACAATACTGTCAGCCATAAAAAGGCCAGGCTCCAACCCAGTTGGCTGGCCTGAACCCACCAAACCGTGTACTCCGGCAACAGGAGCGGAAACGCCACCCGCAATACGGCGGAGGCCGCTAAAAGGGCGAACACCCAAACTAAGCTTTTCGGCGGTTCAAACACATTCCGGTTGGTATGCCCCAATGAAATGCGCGCCATAATGGACGAACACAGCAAACCAATGCCTCCGGCCGCCAGCGCATGCAAGGCAATCGATTCACTGACCCACCCCAGGCCGACCAAGCCATACAGCGCCATGCCGGTCACCATAAACGTATAGGAAACGTGCAAGGGCCACAGCAGCAACACCGACCAGATGCGCGGATGGTACCAAGCCTTCAGTCGGATAAAGTGCACGCCGGCCAACGGAAACGCAATCAAACTGGTCGCCCAGTGCTGCGGGAAAAACACCGCCGCCACCATCAAGGCCAGAAAGCCGACCAGCGCCAAGGCATCCAGCCGTTTCGACTGCACGTTTTCCGGCAACCCCAATGCCTTTTCGGTGAAAAACGGAATCAGACGCCGCATCATCGTCAAGTTAATCGCCAGCACCAGAAAGAGTCCGAAAATCACCCCCATGTGCACACCGTTATCGAGCCCGTTAAACGCCCCGGCGTAAAACACCCCATTGGCCGCCAACAACAGGGCAAACTTCGACGCCAACCCCATTTGCGGCCACAACTTTTGGCGCAACACCGGGCCGATGAACAGCCACAGCAGCCCGAGGTTAAACAGCAAATCGAACGTCGCCACCCAAATCAACGGCCAATCCAGCAAAAAACCGATTCGCGCCAAGGCCCAACAGGCAAACACCCAAGCCAGACGCCAGCCCGAAGCCGAATTCTCCCGCGACCAGTTCATCACCGCCGTCAGCAAGAACCCGGTCACCGTCGCCAACGCATAACCGAATACCATCTCATGTGCGTGCCAATACATCGACGGAATACCGGAGAAGGTCGTCATCGCAGCAGGATATTGCCAAAACCAGATTAACATCGCCACGCCGGTGAACAGACTGCCACCCAGAAAAAACGCGCGGAAAGCGCGGTCGAAAAAGAATAACTGACTCGGAAGTCGTACCATTGCCTTCTCCTTTGAATTCGAATGGTATGAAGAAATCGACCAGGCCTGGTCAAAATCGCAGTCTGTGAATGCCCACTTTCCAACAAGGTACAGAGTAGGGTTTGAAGATTTTGATAACTCTCGTCAAGGCTACGCCTAGCGACCAGCTTGAATCCATGATCGCCCATCCACACTTTTTTTGTCGCAACATCATATCACAACACCAAAATCACGCTGACCGGCGCACTCTCCAATCACTTGAAAAACTTCCCAGGCTTTACGTTTAAAAATGCCATAATAAGTCTTGTTAACGACGGATAAGTCGGTATATGATGACAACATGATACTTATGTGTAACACTCTGCTCAAACCAGCGAGCCAGAAAAGACGGAACCGGCATGTTTTCAATCCCTAAACAGAATTCAACCACGAAGCACCTGTTACGCCTTTCCCCGTTAGGGGTCGGTCTTCTGATACTGTCACTGACGGGCTGTTCCATGGCGCCCGAATATCAACGCCCGGAAGCACCCATTCCATCCAAATTTCCGGCCCCTGAACAACCGGCGAAAACCCCAGATGCCACCATGCCGGAAGATAAAGCCACACCGGACTGGCAAACTTACTTCAGCGACCCGGCACTGCAGAAAATCCTCAATGACGCGCTGGCCAACAACCGCGATTTGAGAATCGCAGCCGCCCGAGTCCGAGCCTCACGCGCCATTTACGGCATTCAGCGCTCCGATCTCTTCCCCGACATCAATGTCGGCGCACAAGGCAGCCGGACCCATACGCCCGCCGACCTCAGTTATACCGGCCGGGAAGTCACCTCGTCCAGCTATCAAGTCAGCGCCAATTTGAGTATCTGGGAACTCGATTTCTGGGGCCGTATCCGCAGCTTGGAAGAAGCCGCATTACAAGATTATCTGTCGCAGGAAAGCTCGCAACAGGCGTTTAAAATCGCCTTGATCGCCCAGGTGACCAATGGCTACCTGAATTATCGGGAGCTGGATCAGCGCTTGGTTTTGGCCCAAAAGACGCTGAGTTCCCGCGAAGAATCCTACCGTATTTTCAAGCGACGCTTTGAAATGGGCGTCATCTCCGAACTGGACCTGACACAGGTCGAAACACTAGTCAAACAAGCTCAAACTCTGACCATCGAATTGGAGCAACTTAAAGAAAACCAACTCTACGACTTGTCCTATTTGGTCGGCAGCCAAGTGCAACTGAAACATGTCGACAGCTACTTCGGCGAAGAGGCGGTATTTCAACCGATTTCACCAGGCCTGCCTTCCGAGCTGCTGAACAACCGGCCGGACATTCTCGCCGCCGAGCATTCGCTGCGTTCCGCCACCGCCAATATCGGAGCCGCCAGAGCGGCCTTTTTCCCAAGCATTACACTGACTGGCTACGCCGGCACGGCCAGTGCGGAACTGGACGGGCTTTTCGCTTCTGGTAGCGGCGCCTGGAGCTTTGCCCCCAGTATCAACCTGCCCATTTTTAACGGCGGACGAAACCAATCGAATCTGGATTTATCCAAAGCACGCCAAAACGAAGCCGTGTCCAACTACGAAAAAACCATTCAAAACGCCTTCAAAGAAGTCTCGATTTCATTGTCGAATCAAAAATGGTTAAAGAAACAACTGAAAGTGCTGGAAGACACCTTATCCATACAACAACGCCGAGCCCATTTGGCCGAACTTCGCTACAAAAGCGGCGCGACGCCTTTTTTGGAAGTTCTGGATGCCGAACGCGCCCGCCTCAGTGCCGAACAAACCCTCGTCACCGCCCGGCGCGCTTTATCCAGCAGTCAGGTTGAACTTTACACCGCCATCGGCGGCGGCCTGACCCAGAAACAAGAACCCCCCGAACCCCAAAAGACTGGAGAATAATCAGCATGAATGCCCAACGCCTCAAACGCGCGACTGTCCTTATCATACTGGCTGCCATTGTTGGTTTCGGGGGCTGGCATTTTTGGAAGCAATGGAATGAAAGCAATCAAAACGGGTACTTGATCAGTGGCAATGGCCGCATTGAAGCCGTTGAAATCGACATCGCCACCAAGCTGCCCGGTCGTATTGAAAAAGTACTGGTTGATGAAGGCGACTTCGTCCAGAAAGGGCAACTGCTTGCCATCATGCAAACCGATACCTTAAACGCCCAACTGGCGGAAGCCGAAGCCCAATACAAACAAGCTCAAAATGCCGTCAAAAGCGCCGAAGCCCAAGTGGCGGTACGCAAAAGTGACGTGGCCGCCGCCAACGCCGGCGTGGTGCAACGGGAAGCCGAACTGGATGCCGCCAAACGACGCTTGGCCCGCTCCGAGGTACTGTCTAAAGAAAACGCCTCCTCCATACAGGAACTGGATGACAATCGCGCGCAGGTCCGCAGCGCCAAAGCCGCCGTCATTGCCGCTCAGGCACAAGTCACCGCCGCTCAAGCCGCCGTCACCGCCGCCGAAGCGCAAGTCACCGGCGCCAAATCTCAGGTTGTCGCCGTGGAAGCCACCATTGAACGCATTCGCGCCGACATCAACGACAGTCAACTGACATCGCCGAAAAACGGCCGCATCCAATACCGCATCGCCCAACCGGGTGAAGTCCTTGGCGCCGGCGGAAAATTGCTGAACCTAGTGGATTTAAGCGATGTGTATATGACGTTTTTCGTACCGGAAACCGATGCCGGTAAACTCGCCATCGGCCAGGACGTTCACATCGTTTTGGATGCCGCGCCCGGTTTTGTGATACCGGCTCATATTTCCTTTGTCGACAGTGTCGCCCAATTCACGCCTAAAACGGTCGAAACCGCCAAGGAGCGACAAAAACTCATGTTCCGCGTCAAAGCTCAGATACCGGAAGAACTCTTGCAGGCGCATATCGACAAAGTAAAAACCGGTTTGCCCGGCTTGGCTTGGCTCAAAATGAACCCCGATAAAGACTGGCCGGAAAACTTGCGTGTAGCGCTGCCCGATTAAACCATGGTAAACACATCCGAACCCTACATCGCCGAGCTTGAACACGTTTCTCTCGCTTATAAAGAAACGGTTGCGCTGGACGATATTTCCTTACAAATACCCGCCGGCGAGATGGTCGGATTGATCGGGCCGGATGGTGTCGGGAAATCCAGCTTACTGGCATTGATTTCCGGCGCGCGCATCATACAAGAAGGCCATGTCCATGTGCTGGGCGGCGACATGAAAGATGGCGGTCACCGCGACCGGGTCTGTCCGCAAATCGCTTATATGCCGCAGGGACTCGGCAAAAACCTCTATGCCACCTTATCCGTGGAAGAGAACCTGCAATTTTTTGGGCGCCTTTTCGGACACAACAAAGCCGAACGTCGCAAGCGCATCAACGATCTCACTCAAAGCACGGGCTTATATCCGTTCCTCGATCGCCCCGTAGGCAAATTGTCCGGTGGTATGAAGCAGAAACTGGGATTATGCTGCGCCCTGATTCACGACCCCAAATTGCTGATACTGGATGAACCCACCACCGGGGTTGACCCTCTGGCCCGGTCACAATTTTGGGACCTGATAGACCGAATTCGCCACAAACAGCCGGACATGAGCGTCATCGTCGCCACGGCTTATATGGACGAAGCCCAGCGTTTTGACTGTCTGGTGATGATGGACGACGGAAAGGTCCTCGACACCGATACCCCTCAATCATTGCTCTCAAAAACACAAACCGACAATCTCGAATCAGCTTTTATTGCCTTGCAGCCCGAAGCCAAACGTAAAAAACACCAAGCGGTCGACATTCCACCGTTACATTTGGACAGCCAAAACGATGTCGCCATTGAGGCCACCGACTTAACCATGCGATTTGGCGACTTCACGGCCGTCAATCATGTGAACTTCCGTATTTTGAAAGGTGAGATTTTCGGCTTTCTCGGCTCCAACGGTTGCGGTAAATCGACGACCATGAAAATGCTGACCGGCTTACTGACCGCCTCCGAAGGCCAGGCCCTGCTCTTCGGCCAAAAAATCAATCCGGGCGACATGACCACCCGGAAACGGGTCGGCTATATGTCGCAAGCCTTTTCCCTTTACACCGAACTGACCGTACACCAAAACCTGGTGTTGCACGCCAGACTGTTCGGGGTGCCGGAGGCGGACATCCCGGCACGCGTCGACGAAATGGTCGAGCGTTTCAACTTGCAGCACGTGATCGACAGTTTGCCGAACAGTTTGCCGCTGGGCGTCAAACAACGCCTTTCCCTGGCCGTGGCCATGGTGCATAAACCGGAATTGCTGATTCTCGACGAACCGACTTCCGGCGTCGACCCCGTCGCTCGCGATAACTTCTGGCGACTGATGATTGAATTGGCTCGCAATGACAAAGTGACCATTTTCATCTCCACCCACTTTATGAATGAAGCCGAACGGTGTGACCGTATTTCGCTCATGCATGCCGGCAATGTTCTCATCAGCGACACCCCGGCAAACATCGTGCAATCCAAACAAGCCGACTCACTGGAACAGGCCTTTATCCAATACCTGAAAGAATCCGACACATCAAACTCGGACTCGCCGGAACAAACACCGCAAGAAACATTTTCCGCGGGCGCCACCACACGGAAGCCTCAGGGCTTCAGTTTAAAAAGAGCTTTCAGCTATTCCTGGCGCGAATCCCTGGAACTCACGCGCGACCCGATTCGGCTGACACTGGCACTGCTCGGCTCCATCATCTTGATGACGGTACTCGGCCTTGGGATTTCATTTGACGTGGAAGATTTGAATTATGCCATTCTGGACCGGGACCAAACGACACTGAGCCAAAATTACGCCCTCAACCTGTCCGGTTCACGCTATTTTACCGAGAAGCCCCCGATTCAAGATTATCAAGACTTGGAAAAACGCTTACGAAAAGGGGAAATCTCCCTCGCCATTGAAATTCCGCCCGGGTTCGCACGAAACATCAAACACGGTCGTGATGTTGAAATT
This window harbors:
- a CDS encoding NnrS family protein, producing MVRLPSQLFFFDRAFRAFFLGGSLFTGVAMLIWFWQYPAAMTTFSGIPSMYWHAHEMVFGYALATVTGFLLTAVMNWSRENSASGWRLAWVFACWALARIGFLLDWPLIWVATFDLLFNLGLLWLFIGPVLRQKLWPQMGLASKFALLLAANGVFYAGAFNGLDNGVHMGVIFGLFLVLAINLTMMRRLIPFFTEKALGLPENVQSKRLDALALVGFLALMVAAVFFPQHWATSLIAFPLAGVHFIRLKAWYHPRIWSVLLLWPLHVSYTFMVTGMALYGLVGLGWVSESIALHALAAGGIGLLCSSIMARISLGHTNRNVFEPPKSLVWVFALLAASAVLRVAFPLLLPEYTVWWVQASQLGWSLAFLWLTVLYLPILVRPSRKPNSGILL
- a CDS encoding efflux transporter outer membrane subunit, giving the protein MFSIPKQNSTTKHLLRLSPLGVGLLILSLTGCSMAPEYQRPEAPIPSKFPAPEQPAKTPDATMPEDKATPDWQTYFSDPALQKILNDALANNRDLRIAAARVRASRAIYGIQRSDLFPDINVGAQGSRTHTPADLSYTGREVTSSSYQVSANLSIWELDFWGRIRSLEEAALQDYLSQESSQQAFKIALIAQVTNGYLNYRELDQRLVLAQKTLSSREESYRIFKRRFEMGVISELDLTQVETLVKQAQTLTIELEQLKENQLYDLSYLVGSQVQLKHVDSYFGEEAVFQPISPGLPSELLNNRPDILAAEHSLRSATANIGAARAAFFPSITLTGYAGTASAELDGLFASGSGAWSFAPSINLPIFNGGRNQSNLDLSKARQNEAVSNYEKTIQNAFKEVSISLSNQKWLKKQLKVLEDTLSIQQRRAHLAELRYKSGATPFLEVLDAERARLSAEQTLVTARRALSSSQVELYTAIGGGLTQKQEPPEPQKTGE
- a CDS encoding HlyD family secretion protein — protein: MNAQRLKRATVLIILAAIVGFGGWHFWKQWNESNQNGYLISGNGRIEAVEIDIATKLPGRIEKVLVDEGDFVQKGQLLAIMQTDTLNAQLAEAEAQYKQAQNAVKSAEAQVAVRKSDVAAANAGVVQREAELDAAKRRLARSEVLSKENASSIQELDDNRAQVRSAKAAVIAAQAQVTAAQAAVTAAEAQVTGAKSQVVAVEATIERIRADINDSQLTSPKNGRIQYRIAQPGEVLGAGGKLLNLVDLSDVYMTFFVPETDAGKLAIGQDVHIVLDAAPGFVIPAHISFVDSVAQFTPKTVETAKERQKLMFRVKAQIPEELLQAHIDKVKTGLPGLAWLKMNPDKDWPENLRVALPD
- the rbbA gene encoding ribosome-associated ATPase/putative transporter RbbA encodes the protein MVNTSEPYIAELEHVSLAYKETVALDDISLQIPAGEMVGLIGPDGVGKSSLLALISGARIIQEGHVHVLGGDMKDGGHRDRVCPQIAYMPQGLGKNLYATLSVEENLQFFGRLFGHNKAERRKRINDLTQSTGLYPFLDRPVGKLSGGMKQKLGLCCALIHDPKLLILDEPTTGVDPLARSQFWDLIDRIRHKQPDMSVIVATAYMDEAQRFDCLVMMDDGKVLDTDTPQSLLSKTQTDNLESAFIALQPEAKRKKHQAVDIPPLHLDSQNDVAIEATDLTMRFGDFTAVNHVNFRILKGEIFGFLGSNGCGKSTTMKMLTGLLTASEGQALLFGQKINPGDMTTRKRVGYMSQAFSLYTELTVHQNLVLHARLFGVPEADIPARVDEMVERFNLQHVIDSLPNSLPLGVKQRLSLAVAMVHKPELLILDEPTSGVDPVARDNFWRLMIELARNDKVTIFISTHFMNEAERCDRISLMHAGNVLISDTPANIVQSKQADSLEQAFIQYLKESDTSNSDSPEQTPQETFSAGATTRKPQGFSLKRAFSYSWRESLELTRDPIRLTLALLGSIILMTVLGLGISFDVEDLNYAILDRDQTTLSQNYALNLSGSRYFTEKPPIQDYQDLEKRLRKGEISLAIEIPPGFARNIKHGRDVEIAAWIDGSMPTRAETINGYVQGMHQNWMAYQARVNLGQREAGNFTIETRYRYNPDVESLPAMIPAVIPLLMLMFPAMLAALSVVREKELGSIINLYVTPVTRTEFLLGKQLPYIVLATVNFILLLILSVTAFQVPITGSVLALLLAGVLFNIVATGIGLFASTFTKSQIAAMVLTMIGTMIPAVQFSGLLNPVDSMEGAGRIVGETYPATYMFEISRGAFSKALGFPDLHQSFWPIMIAIPVILTLAIVLLKKQER